The Geotalea uraniireducens Rf4 genome window below encodes:
- a CDS encoding efflux RND transporter periplasmic adaptor subunit produces the protein MNKKAIIIGLILAAVALGGGLYYRSTHTKSGGGEHAEHEEAGHKEEGHEGHDEHGEAGSVKMTAEVQKQNGVVVVPAKKQRLAGVISATGKVEANADRIAHVSPRISGKIVSVKASLGDSVSAGQALATLDSVELGEALGRYHQSKTKLALAQSNMDRIKNLVEKKIAARKDILQAETDYKTAQTELHTDEERLSLYGVAASDLKGESHKKPLLPVRSPISGIITEKHAIVGELADPSKSLYTVADLSSVWVMVDVNEKDLAKVRKGQAAIVSVGAFPDLKLKGRITYIADLVDEATRTVKARIEVANPGRKLKPEMFATVELALPADAPPVVAVPEDALQDLDGKKVIFVAESEIEFAARQIQSGRATGGVVEIVSGLKEGERYAVKGAFILKSEVKKGEMTDEHGHGK, from the coding sequence GTGAACAAAAAAGCAATCATCATCGGACTTATCCTGGCCGCCGTGGCCCTGGGTGGCGGCCTCTACTATCGCTCTACCCATACCAAAAGCGGCGGCGGGGAGCATGCGGAACATGAGGAAGCAGGCCACAAGGAAGAAGGCCATGAAGGTCACGACGAACATGGCGAGGCAGGCAGTGTCAAGATGACCGCCGAAGTGCAGAAGCAGAACGGCGTGGTTGTCGTCCCGGCGAAAAAGCAACGTTTAGCCGGTGTTATCAGCGCTACCGGCAAGGTGGAGGCCAATGCCGACCGGATCGCCCACGTATCGCCCCGCATCAGCGGCAAGATCGTCAGCGTCAAGGCCTCCCTGGGTGACAGCGTTTCCGCAGGACAGGCGCTGGCGACCCTGGACAGCGTCGAGTTGGGCGAGGCGCTGGGCCGCTACCACCAGTCAAAGACCAAGCTGGCCCTGGCCCAGTCCAACATGGACCGGATCAAGAACCTCGTGGAGAAGAAGATCGCTGCCCGCAAGGATATTCTTCAGGCCGAGACCGACTACAAGACTGCCCAGACCGAACTGCACACCGACGAAGAACGCCTCTCCCTGTATGGAGTTGCAGCGTCCGACCTCAAGGGGGAAAGCCATAAAAAGCCGCTCTTGCCGGTACGCTCCCCCATCAGCGGCATTATCACCGAGAAGCACGCCATTGTCGGCGAGCTCGCCGACCCTTCCAAGAGCCTCTACACCGTTGCGGACCTTTCCTCTGTCTGGGTCATGGTCGACGTCAACGAAAAAGACCTGGCCAAGGTGCGTAAGGGGCAGGCGGCAATCGTCAGTGTCGGCGCCTTTCCCGACCTGAAGCTGAAAGGCCGCATCACCTACATTGCCGACCTGGTTGACGAGGCCACCCGCACGGTCAAGGCGCGGATCGAGGTAGCCAATCCTGGCCGAAAGCTGAAACCGGAGATGTTCGCCACCGTCGAACTGGCGCTGCCGGCTGATGCGCCGCCGGTGGTGGCGGTCCCCGAAGATGCCCTGCAGGATCTGGATGGTAAGAAGGTGATCTTCGTCGCGGAAAGCGAAATCGAGTTCGCGGCGCGCCAGATTCAGTCAGGCCGGGCAACAGGCGGCGTGGTCGAGATTGTTTCCGGCCTTAAAGAGGGTGAGCGTTACGCGGTCAAGGGAGCGTTCATCCTCAAGTCGGAAGTGAAGAAGGGCGAGATGACGGACGAACATGGCCACGGCAAGTAA
- a CDS encoding sensor histidine kinase, whose amino-acid sequence MNNPLEKYVGADGRLDEHVLEQLAFNEKMAELGMLSTGMVHELNSPLSVIVSAAQMILREEDLPEFVKEMVERIGLEAQRLSYFTRSLLSFARKEEAVEAEADVNLVLQEVMAFLKYEAQKRSISVIEEKDYGLPPIAADGNRLKQVFINLIMNALQAMEEGGTLLLKTALTDDGRFLEAQVADTGRGIAAEAVEHIFEPFYTTKVAGEGTGLGLFISRNIVERLGGRIQVKSIVGEGTTFVLLFPLPA is encoded by the coding sequence ATGAATAATCCGCTCGAAAAATATGTCGGTGCAGATGGACGGCTCGATGAGCATGTCCTCGAACAGCTGGCTTTCAACGAGAAGATGGCGGAATTGGGGATGTTGTCGACCGGGATGGTTCATGAGCTGAACTCCCCGCTCTCGGTAATTGTCTCGGCAGCGCAGATGATCCTGCGTGAAGAGGATCTGCCTGAATTCGTCAAGGAAATGGTGGAGCGGATAGGTCTGGAGGCCCAGCGTCTCTCCTATTTCACCCGGAGCCTTCTTTCCTTTGCCCGCAAGGAAGAGGCTGTTGAGGCAGAAGCGGATGTCAACCTGGTGCTCCAGGAGGTCATGGCCTTCCTTAAGTACGAGGCGCAGAAGCGCTCCATCTCCGTCATTGAGGAGAAGGACTATGGCCTCCCTCCCATTGCCGCCGACGGCAACCGGCTCAAGCAGGTTTTCATCAACCTGATCATGAATGCGCTTCAGGCGATGGAAGAAGGGGGGACCCTCCTTCTGAAAACCGCCTTGACCGATGACGGCAGGTTTTTAGAGGCGCAGGTGGCGGATACCGGCAGGGGGATAGCTGCGGAAGCGGTCGAACATATCTTCGAGCCCTTCTACACGACCAAGGTGGCCGGCGAGGGGACCGGCCTCGGGCTGTTCATTTCCAGAAACATCGTAGAACGTCTCGGCGGGCGGATCCAGGTGAAAAGCATCGTCGGCGAAGGAACCACGTTCGTTCTTCTTTTTCCCCTTCCGGCTTGA
- a CDS encoding TolC family protein translates to MVRTISVTGAVLLLQAVCSLSGESSALAGEKNFTLQQAVEFAQQNNGELKALREEKGIREAGKIKAGLYPNPVLDLDGTTGELSGSPSENLISVGISQEFLTMGKRGKRLAVADKEIESFDRQVDNSGRLLVEEVKTTFYDLLLAGKRVELAERSIALNNQLLEVTKQRLEAGDIPELEVNLARVEVARSEGKKVEAERGLYPAKARLLALTGLPPNEEARFIGSLEAKPLAKNLGELKSWALAKRPDIMGLEAEKAKGDAEIALAQAERIPNITAGFGYQRENTAIEVAGSDVKDRDNLIGLKLSIPIPLFDRNQAGIREAQARKGSAENRYAFARVTAEREVEAAFARLATAEKSLSIYTREIIPQLEENLKLVQEAYRLGEVGILTVIEEQKKFFEVNDGYLTALHDRQTALVKLETAVAIDLTGGAQ, encoded by the coding sequence TTGGTACGAACAATTTCTGTGACGGGAGCAGTTTTATTGCTCCAGGCCGTTTGCAGTTTATCCGGCGAGAGCTCGGCATTAGCCGGGGAAAAGAATTTTACGCTCCAGCAGGCCGTCGAATTTGCCCAACAAAACAATGGCGAGCTGAAAGCGCTCCGCGAGGAGAAGGGAATACGGGAGGCAGGCAAGATCAAGGCCGGTCTCTACCCCAATCCGGTCCTGGATCTGGACGGGACAACCGGCGAACTTTCCGGCAGCCCATCGGAAAACCTGATCTCCGTCGGCATTTCCCAGGAATTTCTGACAATGGGCAAAAGAGGGAAGCGTCTGGCAGTGGCAGATAAAGAAATCGAAAGCTTCGACCGGCAGGTCGACAACTCCGGGCGGCTTCTCGTGGAGGAGGTCAAGACCACCTTTTATGACCTGTTGCTGGCGGGAAAGAGGGTGGAACTGGCGGAGCGTTCCATAGCCCTTAACAATCAGCTTCTGGAGGTCACGAAACAGCGGCTTGAGGCCGGGGATATCCCGGAGCTGGAGGTAAACCTTGCCCGCGTGGAGGTGGCGAGGAGCGAGGGGAAAAAAGTCGAGGCCGAACGGGGGCTCTATCCGGCCAAGGCGAGGCTTCTTGCCCTCACGGGGCTTCCTCCGAATGAGGAGGCCCGCTTTATCGGCTCACTGGAGGCAAAGCCTTTAGCGAAAAACCTCGGGGAGCTGAAAAGCTGGGCACTGGCAAAACGTCCCGACATCATGGGGCTGGAGGCCGAAAAGGCAAAAGGCGATGCTGAAATTGCCCTGGCGCAGGCCGAGAGGATTCCCAACATCACGGCTGGGTTCGGCTATCAGCGTGAAAATACGGCCATTGAAGTGGCCGGGAGCGACGTGAAGGACCGGGATAACCTCATCGGCCTGAAGCTCTCCATTCCCATTCCCCTTTTCGATCGTAACCAGGCAGGCATTCGCGAGGCGCAGGCCAGAAAGGGTAGCGCCGAAAACCGTTACGCCTTTGCCCGGGTGACCGCCGAACGGGAGGTGGAGGCGGCCTTTGCGAGACTGGCCACAGCTGAAAAATCCCTGTCAATCTATACCAGGGAGATCATCCCCCAGCTGGAAGAGAACCTGAAGCTGGTGCAGGAGGCATACCGTCTTGGCGAGGTGGGGATTCTTACCGTCATCGAGGAGCAGAAGAAGTTTTTTGAGGTCAACGACGGCTATCTAACGGCGCTGCATGACCGGCAGACAGCTCTCGTGAAGCTTGAAACAGCAGTGGCAATCGATCTTACCGGAGGTGCGCAGTGA
- a CDS encoding efflux RND transporter permease subunit, whose translation MLEKLIAYTLRQKGMVIFLSLLIIAFGLYSYLRLPIDAFPDVTNIQVEVVSHADGLSAIEIERNVTSPIEMAMRGLPDIEQMRSVTKFGLSIVTIVFKDNVDIYFARQLVFERLAEAREKVPKGVEVAMGPIGTAMGEIYQYTLEGKMPDDPQQKIAYLTSLRTIQEWIVTPQLKSVAGVNEINSFGGYFKQYQVIVSPEKLLKYAITVDDVYSAIGSNNENVGGNLLERGTDQYIVRGVGLIKDVSDIETIVLKSPGGTPTYIRDVAQVKVGEAVRMGAAMKDGKDECVGGIVMMLRGENSRDVVRRVEEKVREINGNNILPEGIKLVPYYDRSDIVKASVSTVNKALLEGSILVLIVLYLLLNSFRGSLVVLIALPLSLLATFIVMKLVGITANLMSLGGLAISIGMIIDTTIIQVENVQRHLSEEGGQHPKVLTVLKAVMEVRKPSIFGELIIALTFIPILSLEGIEGKMFGPLAITVAIALLASLFLSIFVIPVLCILFLKPHPEKESFIMKHASRLYLPLLEYAMTRKQMVLSVAGVLLVASLFLVTRLGTEFIPIMDEGSFDMDVSMLPGVSLAKAMEVNQRAAEKLKQFPELGTIVSRTGQTGVALDTRGSDKTGYVGIFKPKSEWKRDISKEELTNEMRESLESIAGITFGFSQPIQCRIDELVAGTRAQLILKLFGEDIDVLSEKSAEIAKVLSTVKGGTDLNAEKVSGQPYLTVNIDRSRIARYGLNISDVQKVIEIAVAGKAASQLYEENRSFDISVRLPEEKRNSLEAIKNLLITTKTGINVPLEQLAEVKMIEGPAQISRQDGVRRIGIEMNISGRDIGSFVAEAKQKIKANVKLPAGYYLTWGGQFENQQRAMNKLMIIGPVAIGLILLLLYVTFRSIRLALLVISNLPFALIGGVFSLFISGQYLSVPASVGFVVLFGVAVLNGLVLVSRISQLREEGLDLQEAIRKGSLDRLRPVLMTASIAIFSLMPMLLASGTGSEIQKPLATVVVGGLVTSTLLTLLIIPSVYSWFEKRKVEE comes from the coding sequence ATGCTGGAAAAATTAATAGCCTATACGTTGCGGCAGAAAGGGATGGTCATATTCCTTTCGCTGCTGATCATTGCATTCGGATTGTACTCATATCTGCGACTACCGATTGATGCCTTTCCGGATGTCACCAACATTCAGGTTGAAGTAGTAAGCCACGCAGATGGTCTGTCTGCAATAGAAATAGAAAGAAACGTAACCTCCCCGATTGAGATGGCCATGCGCGGCCTGCCCGACATCGAACAGATGCGTTCGGTGACCAAGTTCGGCCTGTCGATAGTCACCATTGTCTTCAAGGATAATGTGGATATCTATTTTGCCCGACAGTTGGTGTTCGAGCGATTGGCGGAGGCGCGGGAGAAGGTCCCCAAGGGGGTCGAGGTCGCCATGGGGCCTATCGGTACGGCCATGGGCGAGATCTACCAGTACACGCTCGAAGGTAAGATGCCGGATGACCCGCAACAGAAGATTGCCTACCTGACCAGCCTTCGAACCATTCAGGAGTGGATTGTCACCCCCCAGTTGAAGAGTGTTGCCGGAGTAAACGAGATCAACTCCTTTGGCGGGTATTTCAAGCAGTACCAGGTGATCGTGTCACCGGAGAAGCTGTTGAAATATGCGATAACTGTGGACGATGTCTACTCAGCCATCGGCAGCAACAATGAAAACGTCGGCGGCAACCTCCTGGAGCGGGGCACGGATCAATATATCGTCCGCGGGGTTGGTTTGATAAAAGATGTCAGCGACATCGAAACCATTGTCCTGAAATCTCCGGGTGGTACTCCGACGTATATCCGCGACGTCGCCCAGGTAAAGGTCGGCGAGGCGGTCCGGATGGGCGCCGCCATGAAGGACGGCAAGGATGAATGTGTCGGTGGTATCGTCATGATGCTGCGCGGCGAAAACAGCCGCGACGTTGTGCGCCGGGTAGAAGAAAAAGTCAGGGAAATCAACGGAAACAATATCCTTCCGGAGGGAATCAAGCTCGTTCCCTATTACGACCGAAGCGACATCGTGAAGGCGAGCGTCAGCACGGTCAACAAGGCGCTGCTGGAAGGCTCCATTCTGGTGCTGATTGTTCTGTATCTCCTGTTGAACAGCTTTCGGGGGAGCCTTGTCGTCCTCATAGCATTGCCGCTTTCTCTGTTGGCGACATTCATTGTCATGAAACTTGTCGGCATAACCGCAAACCTGATGTCCCTCGGCGGCCTGGCCATCTCCATCGGCATGATCATCGATACGACCATCATCCAGGTGGAAAATGTCCAGCGACATTTGAGCGAAGAGGGGGGGCAACATCCAAAAGTATTGACCGTGCTCAAAGCGGTGATGGAAGTCAGAAAGCCGAGCATTTTCGGTGAGCTTATCATCGCCCTCACCTTCATCCCCATTCTTTCCCTGGAAGGGATCGAAGGGAAGATGTTCGGCCCGCTGGCCATAACGGTGGCGATTGCACTGCTTGCCTCATTGTTCCTTTCGATATTCGTTATCCCGGTCCTCTGCATCCTGTTTCTGAAGCCGCACCCGGAAAAAGAGAGCTTCATCATGAAGCATGCAAGCAGGCTCTATCTGCCGCTGCTTGAATATGCCATGACCAGGAAGCAGATGGTGTTGAGTGTTGCGGGCGTTCTCCTGGTTGCCTCGCTCTTTCTGGTAACACGGCTGGGAACGGAATTCATCCCGATCATGGATGAAGGCTCCTTTGACATGGACGTCTCCATGCTTCCCGGTGTTTCCCTGGCCAAGGCGATGGAGGTGAATCAACGTGCCGCGGAAAAGCTGAAGCAGTTTCCAGAACTGGGTACCATCGTGTCCCGGACCGGACAGACCGGCGTCGCCCTGGATACCAGGGGCTCGGACAAGACCGGCTATGTGGGGATATTCAAACCAAAGAGTGAATGGAAACGGGATATTTCCAAAGAAGAGCTGACCAATGAGATGCGTGAATCTTTGGAATCGATTGCCGGGATCACCTTCGGTTTCAGTCAGCCGATCCAGTGCCGCATCGACGAACTCGTAGCCGGGACCCGGGCTCAGCTGATTCTCAAGCTGTTTGGTGAAGATATCGACGTGCTCAGTGAAAAATCGGCCGAGATAGCCAAGGTCCTGTCCACTGTAAAGGGTGGGACCGATCTGAACGCGGAAAAGGTTTCGGGACAGCCGTACCTGACCGTTAACATCGACCGGTCGAGAATTGCCCGGTATGGCCTGAATATCAGCGACGTGCAAAAGGTAATCGAAATTGCCGTTGCCGGTAAAGCGGCATCGCAGCTGTATGAAGAAAACCGCAGCTTCGATATATCGGTCCGTCTGCCGGAAGAAAAAAGGAATTCCCTGGAAGCGATCAAGAATCTGCTGATCACCACGAAAACCGGTATCAATGTTCCGCTCGAACAGCTGGCGGAGGTGAAAATGATCGAAGGCCCGGCCCAGATCAGCCGCCAGGACGGGGTGAGAAGGATCGGCATCGAGATGAACATCTCCGGCAGGGATATCGGCAGTTTTGTCGCCGAGGCAAAGCAGAAGATCAAAGCGAATGTCAAGCTGCCGGCTGGATACTATCTTACCTGGGGTGGCCAGTTCGAGAATCAGCAGAGGGCAATGAACAAACTGATGATCATCGGACCGGTGGCCATCGGCTTGATCCTGCTGCTTCTGTACGTCACCTTCAGGTCGATCCGCCTGGCGCTGCTGGTCATTTCCAACCTGCCGTTTGCCTTGATCGGCGGCGTCTTTTCTCTCTTCATCTCCGGGCAATATCTGTCTGTTCCGGCATCTGTAGGGTTTGTCGTCCTGTTCGGCGTTGCCGTCTTGAACGGGCTTGTTCTGGTATCACGCATCTCGCAACTGCGCGAAGAAGGGCTTGATTTGCAGGAAGCGATCAGGAAGGGAAGTCTTGACAGATTGCGGCCGGTATTGATGACCGCATCAATAGCAATTTTCAGTTTGATGCCGATGCTGCTTGCCAGCGGAACTGGCTCTGAAATCCAGAAACCACTGGCTACGGTTGTTGTGGGCGGATTGGTTACTTCAACCCTGCTCACGTTGTTAATCATTCCATCGGTTTACAGTTGGTTCGAAAAGAGAAAGGTCGAAGAATAG